GAAATAATCTCCAAAATTCAAACGAGAAagctttcaaatttcaataaagaTTTTTATGTGGGGACGAATAAGTTCATTCATTTAGCCTTCAAGTAAGAGACAAAGGGGAAGGAAATTTAGAAATAGAATAAATACATCAAAATTTTGTTTGTGCTACTGATAGAGCAGTTACAGCTGATTTAAATGCCAAGAAAGGATAAATTAAGTACATGGCTCCAAAGGAACTTACCTCACGTTGACCTCTTGGTTGTGGTATTTGTGGCATCGTAAGCCATTGCTCGTGAGCTTCTGGTAATTGATTAAGTTCTATTTCACACTGggttaaattattttctctcaatagCTGAAGAAATTTATGGATTATCatagaaatttctaaaaatatacataaaatgaatatgtagaGATATATTTCGAAGTGAGTGAATTCAATATGTATTTGAAGAAAAACCAAACCTTTTGTTGAGTCGTCCTCGCAAATTGTGTCGAATTCTTCATCCATTATGGCATCTAAAGCATCTTGTATATCTTCTGCTTCGAGAACGTTTTGAGAGCAATACTCAACCATGTATGATTTGATTTCATTTGCAacctaaattttgaaataatagGGATAGAATGTACAATTGCAAGAATATtggcgaatattattattgttcaaatttaaaataataTGAATCGTGAAGAATATTTAGTAAAACATACCTGCAAACTGTTTGAGCTACCCTGGGAATATTCCACAGCTAATTTCAAGGCAGTCCAATTATTGAAAATCCTGTCGAATATTCTTCCAAGTATTTCCtccatttttaattcaattgCTTCTATAGTcacttcttttcaaatattgcattgaggtaatatttgaatttttttcaaacctgAAAACTGAGAAGAGAAGGGACATGTTTTTTTTAGGTTATGAAATTTTCGTAGGGTACACAGAGCAGGAGTTAACTTTTTTTTCCTTTGCAGTGTTATCAGTTATTTTAAAAACATGGTTCagtaaattattattaatttgaataatatcatgtggaaaaaatatttttcttcgaaGTGACGTGCAGAAGAAAATCCTTCTTTAAGTAACTATGAAATTTAACTCTTTGATCTGAAATTTTTCGAGTAGCCAAAAACCGTTCAAGGGATTAGAGATTAGTTAACGCCCAGCATAAACCAGCCCTTGTCATGCCCAGATAATCTCTATCTCCAACCTGTGGTTCCTAAGAACTATCAGAGATAAGTCTCTGAGAGAGTTTGTCTCTGGAACTATGGAGGGTAGATTATCCTCCAtactatggagggtagagacaTACCCTCCATACTAAGAACTAAGAGAAATCAACCAATCTAATGAACAGACGGCGATCACGTTAACGCCAACTGCCAATAGCAGCTCTTTACAGGATCTCAGTTCTTAGAAACTCTGCTTGAACCCACTGTAACATTACTAATTTTTCAGTCTGATTTCTGATGtagattattcaaaataataggtgtaatgaaaataaataaacagaatttcaacaaaaattatatttcatttgtatcatgttcaaaataaatacaaaattcaTACACTATAAAGTGTTATAAATATCCAAAACTCTTCAACTCAATTCTAttagttttatattttttatatctaAATCACATTTCAACATTTTCTGTTATTCCCTCACACGAATATTCCAAATACTCGATCTTCTTAAACCTACTGTAGGGCGGGCTATAGAACTGAATTTGAATTTGTTTATATGCACTCGAGCACCAAGTCCTTGTTGCACTTGATTCAGTTCTTCTTCATCTATATAACCACCATGAATGTCTAGGTATGATAAAGAGTGCATTTTCTTCagtattctggaaaaaattagTATGTTGtatcaatttatttttcttcaatttactCTATTCAttcatatagaaaaaaaattacactcaCAACAAAGATCGGTGGCAAATTGCATAGCACCTTGATAGTGCTAGGAAATTGAGATCCTCCAATGCAGTTATTTGTTTGACAGCTTCTCCGGTAATGGCAGTGCAGTCAGATAAATCCAACTCTCTCAAGCGGGGACAACTATGAACTAAAGCGGCAATgtctgatgaaaaaaaaaagatacacataaatacataaatgaaaTCATAATtttagttgaaataaaaatttgtcTTAGTGAAAGAATAGAAATAAGCTAACCTGCATCACACATCAGTTTTCTACAGCCTGATAAGTTAAGCCGGTCCAATGTAGATGGTAGATTTCCGCAAAGAAACTTAATTGTTGGCTGTGTCAGATATGTCCAAGATATATTCAACTCTTTTATTCTAAAAAAATCATTTGAATAGAGATTATATTATGTTTACAGAAGGTCCACATATCCACAGTTGTACTATTTAATATGCAACTTACTTTCTACAATTCCTAAGTAAATACTGTAATCCGGGTACAGCAATTCCAGTGGCCATAGCAAAATTTATAACTTCTAGATCCTTATTTCCAGCTAAAGCCTCCAAAACCGCATCATTTAGGGGTACATGTTctaaactcaatttttttagCCTTGTACATTTATTGAAAAGATCTATAAGGCTTTCAGTTGAGATAGAAGCCATACTCAAGTCCAAAAATGTCAATCTACACTTGAACTCTGGTGAAAAGACTGGTTGACTTGGAAGAATCGGTGGATGAAGAATCTAAAACGTACAATTTCATACCAGAAGTTCTAACTAATCAAAAATCATTGTTCACCTCCGATCTTGCTAACCTCAGTACAATAACTTGACTACTCAAAAATCGCCCCAAAATGCCTTTTCCCAGCCTCCTATTAGATACATCCATTCTAGTCCATAAACTCTCATCTTGTACCAGTCTTCTGAAGCGTTTACATGCTAAGCTAACATCCATCAAATGACGTTTAGGGATCCACATAAATATCTGCAGTATTACTTCATCTGACAGCAATTCAAAATAATCTGCAAGAATAAAATGAGGTATTAGCATGTGCCCAACATATTTATTTTCTTATATTATTAAATACCAATTTTTGGGCATGAGTGGATGGAAGGAGCTGATTCAGTGGACCATTCTCCTAAATTCAGTCTTTCTAAGGTATCTTTTGTGAGTGTCGACTCAAGAAGAGCAATCTGAAATTGAAATATGATGTGCAAATGGGAAGAAAATTTTATATGATAAATGTTACTTGTTTCTGTCTAGTTCCGGGGCTCATTGAATGACAAGAAACATCTATGAATTCAGGCCTGTCTTTCTTGAATATAGTGTCATCTTCTTGAATTTCGGATTCCGGTTCTAATTTCTTCACACCTTGATCGATTTCTTCATGAAGTTCTAATTCGTTACTTAAGCTCCAATGAGGAAGATTCTCAATTTCATTACTATATTTTACTCTTTTACTggaaaaaaacacaacttcagtattcaatatttgaaattagTATGATAACCAAATACCTGGCAGGAGATCTATCCTCTTCAATATTCACATCAACTGGTAAAAGAACGCCGGGAGAAGTCATTTTTAATGttatatatgttttaatttttcaccAAAATTATATCAAGTTAGGATCAAAGcataattataaattataaCAGATTATGATTGTGATTGTTTCTGATCATAATTCAAGATTTCATTCGAAATCCGCCAATTCTCTTCAGTCAACACAGGTGTGCACAGTGTGTTCCATTATATTTCTAATAGAAACGGCCTCAGCATAAATTCAGCGTTTCATAAATTGATTAGGCATGGATGAAGTCAAGGAATAAAACAATAATTCTATTAAAGAAAAGATAAATTTACTGAATTTGTTATCAATTTGTTTTATTAAATATAAACAACAGAATAGCTGACATAAAAATGTGCAGTGCCGGACTGGAAGCTTTTAGTAATCACAAAATTGGTGACGGAACGAAGTTTTTTTGCATATAAAAATGCCATAaggaagatttttttcaatttaacgATAAGATAAATTTCTGTTAAGAATAATTTAATCTTTTACTGAtgtttacccgcgcttcataaACGAAATTATTCCAAGTCCGAAAAAAATTTACTCATTCACCTATATCAACCCGCGTCATTTTACTCACTAAATCGAGATcatagatcacgaatatgcaattagatttgttgtagtatctgtattttgtgaaatttcgaaaaaattggtcaactttgaggagctgtagcagccaaaaaaaaggcactggacataagctgatttttttggtgatagattggttaTTTGCGTATAGAAAAAACCatacttcattcatctaccgcgaacagtttagattttatgattttttccgcgaaggtccaaaatttcagatttttcatcgaccataacttgaaaaataaatttttttaaaaatatctgtttgcatattcgtgttctacgccctcgaattagtgtacattgtaaatttggttttgatcggagaacaaaaatatttttcaaaaaatcgcaattttttccatgcatatgtatggaaaatttgaaaaattttcgatccctccgatttccaccaaaattgaagtattcactaaatcgaggacgtagattacgaatatgcaaaaagaattttgctgaaaggattagttttcaagttatggtccatagaaaattggaaattttggaccatcgcggaaaaaatcataaaatctgtactgttcgcggtagatgaatgaaagcTGATTTTTTCTATTGGCAAAGAACCAAtgtatcaccaaaaaaatcagcttatgtCGAGTGCCTCTTTCCTGGCTgatacagctcctcaaagttgaccaatttttttccaataaaagtgatttttttccgaAAGTTCTAATcgtacaaaaaatctaattgcatattcgtgatctacgacctcgaattagttaGTAAAATGACCTGGGTCGACATagctaaaaaataaatttctgttTGGACTTTGAATAATTTCGTCTTTTATCTGATTTACAAATATCtaaattatttaattttctgttttctttttcaAGTGCAATCGACCTCTAAGTTATTTTGGTTATTATTGGTTATTTTGGCTGATTAATCAAGGTGTAGATCAGTAAATAATTGTAAACATTGAAAGACATTTTAAATAGATAAATCAACTTTAATCAATAAAATTTCTATCCATTTCATCAATCTGATTCAATGTCAACTTTTTTCTTCAGTATTTGgctttcttcatcgtcttcgcTGTCACTGAAAACAAACTCGACATCCTTATTTTTCTGTTTTACTTcactatttttcaattttcgtttcTTGGTAGTAGGTAGATTATATTCCCCTAATTCATCATTCATAGTTGcttctttcctcttcttctgGTTTCGCATTTTACTCCAACTCTCATAGTAAGTTGACAATGGTGTACCATTACATTTTATCTGGTTTTCATGTGCCTCCAATTGCTTGAAATCTGCGAGATTTATTGTCAGTTTCTTCCTCTCATTCTCAATGAACTGAGCATTCTGTTCAATTTTATCCAAGGcttgtttgatttttttcacataATTGGGATTTTTGCatttcttcaaaaactttttgatCTTTaagaggaaaaaaattattaaaaatgttatttctggtCAAAACAAATAAATCAATTTGATATTAGGCATATAAAAGTCTCACCTGTATCTTTGTCAAAAGTGCCAGCTCTACGAAAGCTATACTACTGGACTGAATAGTCATATATTCTAAGAGTTGATCATAAATGGTGTCAATAAGAGTATCTTTGAAACCATTTTCAACTAACTGAGACTTTGATAACCTCAAAACGAAGTTGAATTTAAGAGGCTTCATGGAAACTTTCTGGTGCTTCTTGTTAAAATCGTAGTTATCCAAAACCTGAAATAAATCTTTAATGTAGGTGAATActcccatttttttttgttctactTACATCAACAATGAAAGGCAGAACCGGAACAAATATATCTGCATCTCGAGAGAGATTGATTAAAATTTGTGTAACATGGAACCTCAGAGGGTAATATTGGGTAGTGGGCACCAATCTCAAAGTTCCCAAACAAACTTGAACAAACGGGTACACTAACTGTTGCATTTGGGGCTTCGAACAAGTGACACTCAACAAATTACCCCACAATTGGAGTGAATTTATGAACTGCCAATTGTAGACTGCCTGTATGTTCTCTTTCTTATTCAGGGTCATAGCATTCCTTAAATGTATTGCTAGTTGACGTATGTACAGAAATACATGCTGATAAGCCAAGTTCAAGTCCAAGGCAAACATTTCCACCAAAGATCTCCTCATGAAATTTATGCAAGGCAAACTGGAAGGGCTAAcaaatttagaattttttacATATGTAATGAACATAGTTTTAAGTGCAGTGTCAAGGAGAGATTGAGTATTACGACTGATTTTCAAGATACAAAAGAAGGCTATAACCctgactccttcatcagacacACCCCATATTTTAATGAGCTGTTTAAGTATGTCTTTGGTGACATTCGGGAAAGAGATTAACATAGAAGACATGTAGTGTAAGTGTTTCAGTAAAACAGTCTGGATGTTTGCAGATGCCACTCCCGACAGaagctgaaacaaaaaattattttcaagttaGAGGAGATGATCAAATAACTGTTCAAATAAGGGTTTATGAGTATGTATAAATAATTTACCTTCAGTAGATCTTCGAAATAACATTTCAGAATTCTCTTcacttttttaaattttttgcacaGATGTGGTTTTTCTTTGGATCCAGATACCAATCCTAAAAATCTTTTCACAGCCGGTCCAAACTCTAGGACACATAATTGTACCACTCCATTGAAAATCGCAGAccctaaaaaaattattgagtaGAAAAATCAGTTATATGAACCTGATTAATAATTGTAGTGAAAACTCTGATCTATAACAGTCCTATAAAGAATCAAATGAGaatttatgaaagaaaaatatagaaattgCACCGTTTCATCTGATCAGTTAAAGAATATATTATGGAAAAAATATATCTGAAATCTCACCTTCTACCTTATAATCTGACACAGTTCCACTACTTTCTTCTTCAGGTAATACTAATAACAAAGCTGCATGAAGTGCTTGAGCAAGCTCATTGATAGTTTTGTTTGACTTATCAGTTTTAATATCTACCTGCCACTTTTTCAGTAATTTGAACGTGATATTATTCTCTTTTCCTTTCGAATCTTCATCCTGAAAcaattggaattttttatgagtaTTCAAAAGACTTGACCATCTTAGTAATGAAATAAAAAGAGCTTACCTCAAAATCACTTTCATCGCTGTCTAGTTGAGGAACATGTACTTGAGATTCATTCTGCACTTCACCGTCATCATCTTCATCTGATAAGTTGAAATTTAAAAGTTCTTTATCATTTTCTTCCAAAAATTTATAGAACTCTGGATCTGACTCTTTCagtttttctaatgattttttaTGTTCATTTATATCTCCATAAGTAAAGTCTGCTTCATCTTCATCACTGTCAAGTTCTGAAAAtgttatattgaaaattgaattgaacCAAATCTGTTCACAAAATCTTACTCACCCTCCCCAGAATTTAATTCTGTTGATTGATCTGCATCGCTTTCTACAAAATGAAAACTTTAgtatttgaaatatttactCAGATACTGACTTGGGCATACATGAGTTAAATGTTCATTTAATTTACAAATTTCGTATACGATGATACTACTTGGTAAAGTTAGTTGCTCGATTCGAAGGGAAAAAAACTGTGTGACAGATAATTTCCATTGAGGAATTCAATACAATTGAATTACCCAGGGAATTCTATATACAGATATATGAAGAACACTCGAATGATGTGTCTTGATCAGATTGATATTGTTATGCTCAAGTCGGTAACCTTTTTTGAATTGTATAGACGAAAATTTCCATATTTCAACCCACCTTCTTCTGAATTCACTACCTCACTTGCAGGTTCTTCTTCACATTCTTCTGAAATCAAAACAGATAAAAATAAACAAGAAAGTAACATTGAAATTCGTACAAACCGATATCCTCCTCCACATCTGAAGGTTCCTCTACGACAACTTTCTTTTTTAAAACCTTTTTCTTGTGTTTCAAATTTATCTTCTTTTTAcccattttttaaatatttaaaaGAACGTTACCACGTTAGTGTTTACTCTTGAAATTTAGGTTAGAAGTGCTTTAACTGTTTTGAGGTTAACGTTCAAGGCATAGAACAAAACACCACTATAGAACTTTAAAACTTCTGTAGAGATTTTGGCTTCACCAAAGGTTATTTATTATCAATCTTTGCTATAATATTATAGATAATAATTATTCTCTGCATAAATCCACCATTCGAATTATTTAACCCTATCCAATCCAGGTACAAGAAAGCTCTTGGTGCGTAGAACCCAGTATATGGTAGAACCagtcattcaataatttttccaaatattgaattgatgtacctgatacttgatgaaaatccataattgaactaaaaacagattatttgattttcacaaaaattggTCATTTCAGTTTAtataccttcacccacctgaagatgcgaAATGCGTATCATGGTTTAAaaactttttgtgaaaatcatataatctgtttttagctcaataaatttttcattatccAACCATTTCAAgtgaataaaattgatattcatatcatttTGTTACCATGAACACTATATTTCATCTTTTATTCAGTCTAAATAGAACCATTTTAACTGGAATACGTTATTGAAAgacaaaaattataaaaatcgaattttatttattatcataTGAAATTAAAGCACACTTGGTAAATAAATTTCCATCACTATGATTTCTGATCAAGATCACTGCTAGCTGacttaaaaataagaaaaaggaaAACATTATTATACTCaacaataactttttttttgtaaatacaAATTATAACTGAACCCTATtttcgatcaaacttataataagtattaatttttcaaaacgatataaaataacagaagagatGGCACTCATGGAAAACCATGATAAATTTCGATAACAAACTGATatcttttttcgatttttcttttgGTATAAAAATGATACGGATTGGATTCAATAAATGCTTGAAAGAAATCTTCAAGAGTACTCATCATTCAAAAGATATCAATCATTCGTTCTCACACATTCTTGGCAACATAAGCTCataaattcttcaatcagataGATGTACTTTTCTTCATATCACACTGGGTTTTGGAACAAAACTTTTACAGTCGACTCTCAACAATCCATTTgcttcaaaaacaatatatcaATTTATATTGATATCAAAACTTTATATTTGTACCGACTTGGTTAACATGAAGAAAGCAAAAAATCAGAAACCTCATTGTTGTTGCAGATTGAACAATTACTAACAAACATAAAAAATCAAGAATAAAGATctatatataaaaaataatttggcATAATAATATAAATGGTGAATAGTTCTTTATCACAGTTCAGCGATGCTTTTTCTATGTTGAAGTTCCAGATTTGTATAAGTATATTATATTGCATAATGCTAAACCACACATTGCTTTCCAAAGTGAAGGATTAAATTTCCACAAATTAACAGAATAATAGAGaccttgaaaaataattttgtttttttttataatttttttctcaacataCTTATATATTAATCAACACAACGTAACAGTAAAACATGAGTAAATACTGgataattttcataaatttcacaaTATTAAAGCTTAGGTTTTATATTATATCTCGAAAGTTTTTTTGCCTGAACATACAAATGAATTGTTAGAATCGACTGATATAGTTTTAAGATAGTTACTCTATGCTTAGGTCATAGTTGTGATATCCGACGATGCGATGATCCAAAAATGCCATTGGTCGAATTAAgttgattattttgaaattctgAATAACTGACCAATCAGGAGCTTTTTAGAATTATCGCATAGTCCGATATCGTACCTATGAACAGAAGGCTTTACTCTCCGACATGTCAACCAATAGAGCTAGATGACTTGAGCATTACAAAACGTTAAAAAAATATCCAAACGTATCTTAGGACTCTCAGAGTAGAAATATGGACTGTCTTTCTCAGTACAATTGTTTGGAAACAAACAAGTTCCTAAAATAAACCCTCCGTATCTTACAAAATTTAAGCAGGTACGGCTTGTCTACAGTCTCTATCTGTGCTCTAAATAGCACAGTCAGGATGCTTAATTTTTAATTATCACAATGTAGACTGATGATGTCTCAATCTATAAACATATacaaaagtattaaaaatagaagCGCAATGATAAACCTAGGCCAAATAATCCTACTGCTTTTAGGCCAGTCCCAAAGAATTAAACAattgtcaaaattaaaatttcaactttacaaaaaaaaGCATTAGTGAACTTTCCACGAGAAAGTATTCTCTGTATTCTGCATCATGTACCTTCAACGACTTGATATATTTAAATTTCAGGTTTCGCAACCCGTTCATCAGATCGTTGAAATTAACTGTATTTTTATTATGAACAGAATACTGATCAgatttcaaattatgaaaataattttgacaATTCAAAAACCAAATTATGGTCTTTTCACTCTTTGACAGACTGACCTAGAGTGTGTCAGATCTACAAAGGGGTTTTCACATCTTGTTTCAAACCGCTTTTGATGATTTAGCCTCCATATAATTCAAAGTTTACCCGTCAAattccaaatggaaatcaagAGACACAATACAAGCTAATATTTTCACTGGGATCAACTTGTTTCAATCAGTTAGTGTTTTTTTTATGAGGTCAGTATAAATCTGTATTTACATTAATGGGAGAAATTCAGAATACTCACAAGGACTGTGAAGTGACTATCAATTCATATTGTAACATGGTTCACTTTACCAGCGTAATATAAACCCTTCATGTGCAACACTTACATGTAGATCTGACATGAGGTTCTCAAACCacaacaaatattttattacaaaatactgaaaatatttttttttatttttttttaatttatggaGAATTAAGTTTTATGAGTAGCAACGATCCAAACAAAAAAGTAGTAAATTTCAAGTGAAACAAAATgacattctttttttgtttttttttttatttgttttgatATGGAGTGAGAACCTGAATTATTCAATCAATCCAAAACTGACAGGAAATCATAGTAAATGAAAGAATTTAACTATTCCAAAGACTCCaaataagaatttccttccaaaAAAGAAAAGATAGTTCAATGACAATATGATAATAAAAATTCTGGTGACGTTGATTACCAACACAATTTTAACCACTTGGACTGGAGATCGGCTGAGGGGTTGCCAAGGAAGCGTGGGTCTTGTACTGACAAGAACCGCCCCGTCTACGTCTCTGCATCAGATGACTCTCGCTCGGTGGACTAAGACCGAAAAGATGGGCAGAACAGGGACTCGCGTCCCTCCTGCATACGCTTGGCCGTTCCAAGTAGCCCAAATTCATGCTGAAGTGCTGTTGCACC
Above is a window of Coccinella septempunctata chromosome 5, icCocSept1.1, whole genome shotgun sequence DNA encoding:
- the LOC123313908 gene encoding nucleolar complex protein 2 homolog; the protein is MGKKKINLKHKKKVLKKKVVVEEPSDVEEDIEECEEEPASEVVNSEEESDADQSTELNSGEELDSDEDEADFTYGDINEHKKSLEKLKESDPEFYKFLEENDKELLNFNLSDEDDDGEVQNESQVHVPQLDSDESDFEDEDSKGKENNITFKLLKKWQVDIKTDKSNKTINELAQALHAALLLVLPEEESSGTVSDYKVEGSAIFNGVVQLCVLEFGPAVKRFLGLVSGSKEKPHLCKKFKKVKRILKCYFEDLLKLLSGVASANIQTVLLKHLHYMSSMLISFPNVTKDILKQLIKIWGVSDEGVRVIAFFCILKISRNTQSLLDTALKTMFITYVKNSKFVSPSSLPCINFMRRSLVEMFALDLNLAYQHVFLYIRQLAIHLRNAMTLNKKENIQAVYNWQFINSLQLWGNLLSVTCSKPQMQQLVYPFVQVCLGTLRLVPTTQYYPLRFHVTQILINLSRDADIFVPVLPFIVDVLDNYDFNKKHQKVSMKPLKFNFVLRLSKSQLVENGFKDTLIDTIYDQLLEYMTIQSSSIAFVELALLTKIQIKKFLKKCKNPNYVKKIKQALDKIEQNAQFIENERKKLTINLADFKQLEAHENQIKCNGTPLSTYYESWSKMRNQKKRKEATMNDELGEYNLPTTKKRKLKNSEVKQKNKDVEFVFSDSEDDEESQILKKKVDIESD
- the LOC123313675 gene encoding pre-rRNA-processing protein TSR2 homolog is translated as MEEILGRIFDRIFNNWTALKLAVEYSQGSSNSLQVANEIKSYMVEYCSQNVLEAEDIQDALDAIMDEEFDTICEDDSTKEISMIIHKFLQLLRENNLTQCEIELNQLPEAHEQWLTMPQIPQPRGQREDSDSSSDNETQDTPMEEDSEWTVVKRRK
- the LOC123313673 gene encoding S-phase kinase-associated protein 2; the protein is MTSPGVLLPVDVNIEEDRSPASKRVKYSNEIENLPHWSLSNELELHEEIDQGVKKLEPESEIQEDDTIFKKDRPEFIDVSCHSMSPGTRQKQIALLESTLTKDTLERLNLGEWSTESAPSIHSCPKIDYFELLSDEVILQIFMWIPKRHLMDVSLACKRFRRLVQDESLWTRMDVSNRRLGKGILGRFLSSQVIVLRLARSEILHPPILPSQPVFSPEFKCRLTFLDLSMASISTESLIDLFNKCTRLKKLSLEHVPLNDAVLEALAGNKDLEVINFAMATGIAVPGLQYLLRNCRKIKELNISWTYLTQPTIKFLCGNLPSTLDRLNLSGCRKLMCDADIAALVHSCPRLRELDLSDCTAITGEAVKQITALEDLNFLALSRCYAICHRSLLILKKMHSLSYLDIHGGYIDEEELNQVQQGLGARVHINKFKFSSIARPTVGLRRSSIWNIRVRE